In a single window of the Streptomyces sp. NBC_00353 genome:
- a CDS encoding AAA family ATPase, producing MTQQLSTVVLMCGHPGAGKTTYAMELVRRGYVRLSIDEVVWQRLGQRDAGLVLEAEAFDQLKAEVRREQRQELVELMLAGRDVVVDYSFWSRAARDDYKALIENHGCRWELVHLKADRTTLERRLEVRNGEEGANSVTVDETLFNRYLANFEEPNGEGEQVVMQSST from the coding sequence GTGACGCAGCAATTGAGCACGGTGGTGCTGATGTGTGGTCATCCGGGAGCGGGCAAGACCACCTACGCGATGGAGCTGGTGCGACGCGGTTACGTTCGGCTCTCGATTGACGAAGTGGTCTGGCAACGACTCGGGCAGCGCGATGCCGGCCTGGTGCTGGAGGCGGAGGCGTTCGACCAGCTCAAGGCAGAGGTCCGCCGCGAGCAGCGGCAGGAACTGGTCGAGCTGATGTTGGCGGGGCGCGATGTGGTGGTGGACTACAGCTTCTGGAGTCGTGCCGCCCGCGATGATTACAAGGCGCTGATTGAGAACCACGGCTGCCGTTGGGAACTGGTCCACCTCAAGGCCGATCGGACGACGCTGGAGCGGCGCCTCGAAGTACGCAATGGCGAGGAAGGCGCTAACTCCGTCACGGTGGATGAGACGCTGTTCAACCGCTACCTTGCCAACTTCGAGGAACCGAACGGTGAGGGTGAGCAGGTCGTCATGCAGTCCTCGACTTGA
- a CDS encoding antibiotic biosynthesis monooxygenase family protein, with amino-acid sequence MSDHSEAPVAPVEAYEPPYYVAVFTTVRTQDQSGYSETNARMEDLVKDVPGFLGMDHAQTPGGLGITVGYFRDADALTEWRSNAEHRAAQKRGRAEWYQSYTLHVAKVERSHGFTRA; translated from the coding sequence ATGAGCGATCACTCCGAAGCGCCTGTCGCGCCCGTCGAGGCCTATGAACCCCCTTACTACGTGGCTGTCTTCACTACGGTGCGAACCCAGGACCAGAGCGGCTACAGCGAGACCAACGCACGTATGGAAGACCTGGTGAAGGACGTTCCTGGGTTCCTGGGGATGGACCACGCGCAGACTCCGGGCGGGCTGGGTATCACCGTCGGGTACTTCCGTGACGCAGATGCCCTCACAGAGTGGCGAAGCAACGCCGAGCACCGCGCGGCGCAAAAGCGCGGGCGAGCCGAGTGGTACCAGAGCTACACGCTGCATGTGGCGAAAGTGGAGCGGAGCCACGGGTTCACGCGAGCATAG
- a CDS encoding GNAT family N-acetyltransferase, whose product MLETPRLLLRRWREEDVAPLAAVNADPEVMRWIGDGSVRDEQQTRRGIEAMEHGWEAQGFGLFAVEIRSTRKLAGFTGLSVPDFLPEVLPAIEVGWRLGRAHWGHGLATEAAAAAVRFGIEDLGLERIVSVAQVGHDASERIMVKLGMHPLRETVDPSCGRRVRIFELSSDRYVTTTR is encoded by the coding sequence ATGCTTGAGACTCCCCGTCTACTCCTTCGCCGTTGGCGGGAGGAGGACGTTGCGCCCCTCGCCGCCGTCAACGCCGACCCTGAAGTCATGCGATGGATCGGTGATGGCAGCGTCCGTGATGAGCAGCAGACGCGCAGAGGGATCGAAGCGATGGAGCACGGGTGGGAGGCACAGGGCTTCGGCCTGTTCGCCGTGGAGATCCGCTCCACTCGGAAGCTGGCAGGGTTCACGGGCCTTTCGGTTCCCGACTTCCTGCCGGAAGTGCTGCCGGCGATCGAGGTCGGCTGGCGGTTGGGACGTGCCCACTGGGGACACGGCCTGGCCACCGAGGCCGCTGCGGCAGCGGTCCGGTTCGGGATCGAGGACCTGGGGCTGGAGCGAATCGTCAGCGTTGCTCAGGTGGGCCACGATGCTTCCGAACGGATCATGGTCAAACTGGGGATGCATCCGCTCCGTGAGACCGTCGACCCCAGCTGCGGCCGACGAGTACGCATCTTCGAGCTGTCTTCGGACCGGTACGTCACAACCACTCGCTGA